The Clostridioides sp. ES-S-0010-02 genome window below encodes:
- a CDS encoding 4Fe-4S binding protein — protein MISKDEKARLKAEGILAQSQEGYFSIRILSRAGNFTAEQLINLSKLSEKYGRGYLGVTTRLAVEIPWIKYEDIDLMKEDLKAVGLKHGGTGKKVRPLVACKGTVCQHGIYDTQELCGKLHDSYFGYDLPSKTKITLVGCPNNCAKANTNDVGIVGQVYVKFNEDKCKNCGLCTSSCRQKSVYMEDKKLVWNKEECVNCGKCAQACPFGAMEVDKKGLAVYLGGRMGRGYRFGDRLSNLYTEDNIEELVQDVFYTYKQLASPGERISKVLERIGIEEFEKHLFNIKLQNA, from the coding sequence ATGATTAGTAAAGATGAAAAAGCAAGGTTAAAAGCTGAAGGTATATTAGCCCAAAGCCAAGAAGGGTATTTCTCAATAAGAATATTGAGTAGAGCGGGAAACTTTACAGCAGAACAGCTTATCAACCTATCAAAGTTATCTGAAAAATATGGTAGAGGTTATTTAGGTGTTACTACTAGATTAGCTGTTGAAATACCATGGATAAAGTATGAAGATATAGATTTAATGAAGGAAGATTTAAAAGCTGTAGGGCTAAAGCATGGTGGTACGGGTAAAAAAGTAAGACCATTAGTCGCATGCAAAGGTACTGTATGTCAACATGGAATATATGATACACAAGAATTATGTGGAAAGTTACATGATTCATATTTTGGATATGATTTACCATCTAAAACTAAAATTACACTAGTTGGATGTCCAAATAACTGTGCAAAAGCAAATACTAATGATGTGGGTATAGTAGGTCAAGTATACGTAAAATTTAATGAAGATAAATGTAAAAATTGTGGATTGTGTACATCATCTTGTAGACAAAAATCAGTTTATATGGAAGATAAGAAATTAGTGTGGAATAAAGAAGAATGTGTAAATTGTGGAAAGTGTGCTCAAGCATGTCCATTTGGAGCTATGGAAGTTGATAAAAAAGGACTAGCTGTTTATCTTGGTGGTAGAATGGGAAGAGGCTATAGATTTGGAGATAGACTTAGTAATTTGTATACAGAGGATAATATAGAAGAATTAGTGCAAGATGTATTTTATACATATAAACAATTAGCAAGTCCAGGAGAAAGAATAAGTAAAGTATTAGAGAGAATTGGAATCGAAGAGTTTGAAAAACATTTATTTAATATAAAATTACAAAATGCATAA
- a CDS encoding thiosulfate sulfurtransferase — MSKKLREEIEEGFCANVKSISTEDLKEKVQDESWVIVDTRLNDAYNGWKLDGVKRGGHIRGAVDFSANWLYVDSDKKDKVLEQALKTKGIDLDKNIVLYDANGKDALLVATYLSKKGYKNLYKYDIKQWANNENLPMERYKNYQMIVPASIIKDILDGKIPETFEYSKNIKMIEASWGEEKESYAKGHIPTSVHINTDIIEPPPTWMLTNNDNLAKFALDYGFTKDDTVIVSSSASMASYRIAIILRYIGVRDVRVLNGGINSWLSEGYELELTSNPKSSCTTFGENIPANPQLIVSMPELKQKLRDKNKFTLVDNRSWDEHIGKISGYSYYDKKGRIPGALYGHAGSDSVSLEEYRNIDNTMRNQYEILAMWDKENIDTNKQLAFMCGSGWRAAEVLTYANVMGFENTSLYSDGWMGWSLDDSNPIETGDSK, encoded by the coding sequence ATGTCGAAGAAATTAAGAGAAGAAATAGAAGAAGGTTTTTGTGCTAATGTTAAATCAATTTCTACAGAAGATTTGAAAGAGAAAGTACAAGATGAATCTTGGGTTATAGTTGATACTCGTTTAAATGATGCATATAATGGCTGGAAATTAGATGGAGTAAAAAGAGGTGGACATATAAGAGGAGCAGTAGATTTTTCTGCGAATTGGTTATATGTAGACTCAGATAAAAAAGACAAAGTATTAGAACAAGCACTAAAAACAAAAGGTATTGATTTAGATAAAAATATAGTACTATATGATGCTAATGGAAAAGATGCTTTACTTGTAGCTACTTACTTATCTAAAAAAGGATATAAAAATCTATATAAATATGATATTAAACAATGGGCAAATAATGAAAATCTTCCAATGGAAAGATATAAAAATTATCAAATGATAGTACCTGCTTCCATAATAAAAGATATCTTGGATGGAAAAATTCCAGAGACATTTGAATATTCTAAGAATATAAAAATGATTGAAGCAAGTTGGGGAGAAGAAAAAGAATCTTATGCAAAAGGGCATATACCTACAAGTGTTCATATAAATACTGATATTATAGAACCTCCTCCAACATGGATGCTTACTAACAATGATAATTTGGCCAAATTTGCTTTAGACTATGGATTTACAAAAGATGATACTGTGATAGTTTCAAGTAGCGCATCTATGGCTTCTTATAGAATTGCTATTATATTACGATATATAGGAGTAAGAGATGTAAGAGTTTTGAATGGTGGAATAAACTCATGGTTATCAGAAGGATATGAGCTGGAGTTAACTAGTAATCCAAAAAGTTCATGTACTACTTTTGGGGAAAATATACCAGCTAATCCACAACTAATTGTTAGTATGCCAGAATTAAAGCAAAAACTAAGAGATAAAAATAAATTTACATTAGTGGACAATCGTTCTTGGGATGAACATATAGGTAAAATATCTGGATATAGCTATTATGATAAAAAAGGTCGTATACCAGGAGCCTTATATGGTCATGCAGGTAGTGACAGTGTATCACTAGAAGAGTATCGTAATATAGATAACACAATGAGAAATCAATATGAAATATTGGCAATGTGGGATAAAGAAAATATAGATACTAATAAACAACTTGCATTTATGTGTGGAAGTGGATGGCGTGCTGCAGAGGTATTAACATATGCAAATGTTATGGGATTTGAAAATACTTCTCTCTATAGTGATGGATGGATGGGATGGAGTCTTGATGATTCAAATCCAATTGAAACAGGAGATTCAAAATAG